In a single window of the Hoyosella subflava DQS3-9A1 genome:
- the inhA gene encoding NADH-dependent enoyl-ACP reductase InhA, with product MSGLLAGKRLLITGVITDASIAFHVAKTAQEQGAQVVLTGFARMRLIERIAKRLPAEAPVVELDVQNQEHLNTLAERVREHVDGIDGVVHSIGFAPPSCLGSPFLDAPWSDVAVAMEVSAYSYASLAKAALPLMSAGGSIVGMDFDPRAAMPFYNWMGVSKAALESINRYVAREAGALGIRSNLVAAGPIRTLAAKAIAGAATGAGEELQRMNEKWEERAPLGWDVDDPTPVAQTVCAVLSDWLPKTTGTVIYVDGGTSTQAF from the coding sequence GAAACGACTCCTCATCACCGGTGTCATCACGGACGCGTCTATCGCTTTTCACGTCGCGAAGACGGCCCAGGAGCAAGGGGCCCAGGTAGTCCTCACCGGTTTCGCGCGGATGAGGCTGATCGAGCGGATCGCGAAGCGTCTGCCCGCTGAGGCTCCCGTCGTGGAACTCGATGTGCAGAACCAAGAGCACCTCAACACGCTCGCTGAGCGCGTGCGCGAACACGTGGACGGAATCGACGGGGTGGTGCACTCGATCGGTTTCGCGCCACCTTCGTGCCTTGGCAGTCCCTTTCTTGATGCGCCGTGGAGCGATGTGGCTGTCGCAATGGAAGTGTCTGCTTACTCGTACGCCTCGTTAGCGAAGGCAGCCCTGCCTCTGATGTCCGCGGGCGGATCGATCGTGGGGATGGATTTCGATCCACGCGCCGCCATGCCGTTCTACAACTGGATGGGCGTGTCGAAGGCGGCGCTGGAGTCAATTAACCGATATGTGGCCCGCGAAGCCGGCGCGCTTGGAATCCGGTCCAACCTCGTGGCTGCGGGACCCATCCGAACCCTCGCGGCCAAAGCGATCGCGGGCGCCGCGACAGGCGCGGGTGAAGAGTTGCAGCGCATGAACGAGAAGTGGGAAGAGCGCGCGCCACTGGGTTGGGATGTTGACGACCCGACGCCGGTGGCGCAAACGGTATGCGCCGTGTTGTCGGACTGGCTGCCGAAAACCACCGGAACCGTGATCTATGTCGACGGCGGTACCAGTACGCAGGCATTCTGA